TTCCTCTTCGGCCTCTTTGATCGTAATCCCTAACTCTCTTGCTGCATCTTTGCCCATCGGAGTAACAATGCTCTTTTTCGGTAAAACAAGTTCCGTTTCTCCGTTTCTTGAGAGTTCTTCAATATGTTCAGCTAACACGAGCGGACGTATATTCTCTTGCTTTACTGCGACACGCTCGATGTATTGCGCGACTTTGTCCATGGAAAATAAATGAACACCTTCTGTTTGAATTTGTCTAACGTATGATTTCACCCTTTTTTCAACCGATGATTTCGCAAAAAATGGCCGATACCTCTTCTCATGCAGTTCATCTTGAGCAAAGATGATCCCTTTTCCTGCAAGCTGCGTTTGAATCGTAAACCAAGCAGGCAAATCATCATCAATCGTTAATGCAACCTTTGCAAGCAATCCGTGACTAATTGTCGGAACATATAATAAATCTGCACCTTCTATGAGTGCGGCGAAGTCTCGTTTTTTTGCACCTTCTGCTGTGACAACGCTTGCAAAATTTAGTGATTCACGAAACTCATTCCACTGTTCAGAAAAGATCAATGTTACGTTTTGTTCAAGAGAAAGTGCCTTCACATGCTCAATAACAGCTTTTGGGTTCATAGATTCATAGTGCAAAAGGACAATAACCTCTCGCCTTTCTTCATTCTCTTTACTTTTCAAAAAATCAGTGACTGCTTGTTGAACTAATGATTTAATTTTCTCCCTCATTAACTCAACTCCGTTCTAAACAGTTTTCCTGTTTGATTTTTTCCTATCGCCCCGGCATTTGCTTCATCAAAATCAATGTGCATCTCCAAGCGATACTTTGGTGAGACACGAATTAACGTGTTGTCATACGTGATCCCACGCTCACCGTCAACTTTCACACTGACGACATCGCGATCGTTCACTTGAAACGCTTCTGCATCAGATGGATGCATATGGATATGCCTTCTCGCACAAATGAGCCCTTTGTCCATTTGCAGGCGGCCACGAGGTCCTAGTAGCGTGACACCGGGCGTCCCTTCAATATCACCAGAATTTCGAATCGGTGGGTCAATCCCTAACGTGCGCCCATCTGTTAGCGATACTTCAACTTGTGACTCTCCTCTGGCAGGCCCTAAAATTCTCACTTTGGTAATCCTACCTTTCGGACCAATCACAGTGACGGTTTCTTCACATGCGTATTGCCCTGGCTGAGATAAATCCTTTAATTTTCGCAGCTGATAGTTTTTCCCGAAAAGACGCTCTAACGCTTCTTCTGAAAGGTGCACATGCCGGTTTGAAACAGCGATCGGTATTTCGTCTTTTGTTTGCCCTTGTGACGACAACGTTTCTGCGATTGTGTCTTCGATTATTTTTTTCAGCGTTTGTTGATCCATTTACTCA
The Bacillus shivajii DNA segment above includes these coding regions:
- a CDS encoding phosphate propanoyltransferase, whose protein sequence is MDQQTLKKIIEDTIAETLSSQGQTKDEIPIAVSNRHVHLSEEALERLFGKNYQLRKLKDLSQPGQYACEETVTVIGPKGRITKVRILGPARGESQVEVSLTDGRTLGIDPPIRNSGDIEGTPGVTLLGPRGRLQMDKGLICARRHIHMHPSDAEAFQVNDRDVVSVKVDGERGITYDNTLIRVSPKYRLEMHIDFDEANAGAIGKNQTGKLFRTELS